From a single Bacillus pseudomycoides DSM 12442 genomic region:
- the proB gene encoding glutamate 5-kinase: MKKQRIVIKIGSSSLAANQGGISSEQLSDHVAALARLKQEGHEILLITSGAVAAGFSALGYPGRPVTIKGKQAAAAVGQSLLMQAYTEEFLKYGIVTAQLLLTRSDFSRKEQYSNAYATLSELLDRSALPIINENDSISVEELTFGDNDMLSALVSGLVSADMLMIFTDVNGLYDRNPQKNPDAKKYYFLPDVTEEIDALAGDAGSKLGTGGMRSKIDAAKTALSLGVSVFIGTGSGQEKFLDVLKGKGDGTYIGNTPQKVIKMNKQWIALHSLVRGQIEVDAGAAAAIVHHGKSLLPAGVTGVFGIFQAGEVVEVITQKGRVIGKGQCRYSAEELRALKGMRSRDIQAREERHSYEVIHRDNWVSS; this comes from the coding sequence GTGAAAAAACAACGAATTGTCATAAAAATTGGAAGCAGTTCTTTGGCAGCGAATCAAGGCGGCATCTCTAGCGAACAGCTTTCAGATCACGTTGCCGCCTTGGCACGGCTGAAACAGGAAGGACATGAAATTTTGCTGATTACATCCGGGGCCGTTGCCGCAGGCTTCTCTGCTCTTGGGTATCCCGGACGGCCTGTGACAATCAAAGGAAAACAGGCTGCCGCCGCTGTCGGGCAAAGTCTCTTAATGCAGGCGTATACAGAGGAATTCCTCAAATATGGGATTGTTACCGCGCAGCTTCTACTAACAAGAAGCGATTTTTCTAGAAAAGAACAATACAGCAATGCCTATGCAACTTTATCAGAGCTGCTGGACCGCTCTGCCTTGCCTATTATCAATGAAAACGATTCTATTTCTGTAGAGGAGCTAACGTTCGGAGATAATGACATGCTGTCGGCTTTAGTAAGCGGGCTCGTGTCGGCAGATATGCTCATGATTTTTACGGATGTGAACGGTTTGTACGACCGGAATCCTCAGAAAAATCCGGACGCGAAAAAGTATTACTTTCTTCCTGACGTTACGGAAGAAATTGACGCTCTTGCCGGAGATGCTGGCTCAAAGCTCGGTACCGGCGGCATGAGATCGAAAATCGATGCGGCGAAGACGGCGCTGTCTCTCGGTGTGAGCGTATTCATCGGAACAGGAAGCGGACAGGAGAAGTTTTTAGATGTTTTGAAAGGCAAAGGTGACGGAACGTACATCGGTAATACGCCGCAAAAAGTGATCAAGATGAACAAGCAATGGATTGCATTGCATTCGCTCGTGAGAGGACAAATCGAGGTGGATGCTGGCGCAGCCGCTGCTATCGTCCATCATGGAAAAAGTCTTCTGCCCGCTGGTGTTACCGGCGTGTTCGGGATCTTTCAGGCCGGCGAAGTGGTGGAGGTCATCACGCAAAAAGGACGCGTAATCGGCAAAGGGCAGTGCAGATATAGCGCAGAGGAATTGCGGGCGCTGAAAGGCATGCGGAGCCGTGACATTCAAGCGCGAGAAGAAAGGCATAGCTACGAGGTCATTCATAGGGATAATTGGGTTTCATCTTAA
- a CDS encoding glutamate-5-semialdehyde dehydrogenase codes for MNEVLAKGQKAKAVMRELVAKSTDQKNKALAAIAEKLMAETSYILTENKRDIEQGKAKGMSASLLDRLLLNEQRIIDMAEGIRQLIDLRDPVGGCVAAWERPNGLSIQEVRVPLGVVGMIYEARPNVTVDAATICLKTGNAVILRGSSSAIYSNKAIVAVIHRALEQTSLPPDSVQLIEDTSRESAKQLFTLNEYLDVLIPRGGKQLIDMVVREASVPVLETGAGNCHIFIDETADKQMAFDIIVNAKTQRPSVCNAIETIVLHENWVERYGTELFSFLKEKGVELRGDKKALTIDSSLVPASEEDWQTEFLSLTLAVKIVSSVEEAIRHINAYGSKHSEAIITENEGNVSKFFISVDAAALYHNASTRFTDGFEFGFGAEIGISTQKLHARGPMGLPALTSTKYVIRGNGQIRG; via the coding sequence ATGAACGAAGTATTAGCAAAGGGACAAAAAGCGAAAGCGGTTATGAGAGAGCTTGTGGCCAAATCGACGGATCAAAAAAATAAGGCGCTGGCGGCTATCGCTGAGAAATTGATGGCGGAGACATCCTACATTTTGACGGAAAACAAACGGGATATCGAACAAGGAAAAGCGAAAGGAATGTCTGCATCACTCCTTGACCGCCTCCTGTTGAACGAACAGCGCATCATTGACATGGCAGAGGGCATCCGGCAGCTGATTGATTTGCGTGACCCTGTCGGAGGGTGCGTGGCGGCATGGGAACGGCCGAACGGATTGTCCATTCAGGAGGTGCGCGTGCCACTCGGCGTTGTGGGGATGATTTACGAGGCGAGGCCAAATGTGACGGTGGATGCGGCCACGATTTGCTTGAAAACAGGAAACGCGGTGATTCTGCGCGGTAGTTCTTCCGCCATTTATTCCAACAAAGCCATTGTCGCTGTCATTCACCGGGCACTCGAACAAACTAGCCTGCCTCCAGACAGCGTACAGCTCATTGAAGATACGTCACGTGAAAGCGCAAAGCAGCTGTTTACATTGAACGAGTACTTAGATGTTCTTATTCCAAGAGGCGGCAAGCAGCTGATTGATATGGTAGTGAGAGAAGCGTCTGTCCCTGTATTAGAAACAGGTGCGGGAAATTGTCACATTTTCATTGATGAAACAGCAGATAAACAGATGGCATTCGACATTATTGTAAACGCTAAAACACAGCGCCCGTCCGTATGCAACGCTATTGAAACAATTGTACTTCATGAGAATTGGGTGGAGCGTTACGGTACTGAGCTGTTTTCCTTCTTGAAGGAAAAAGGAGTGGAGCTACGCGGGGATAAGAAAGCTTTGACAATTGATTCATCTCTTGTCCCTGCTTCAGAAGAAGACTGGCAAACAGAGTTTTTGTCTCTTACGCTGGCAGTCAAAATCGTTTCCTCGGTTGAAGAAGCGATTCGCCACATCAATGCTTATGGCTCCAAGCATTCCGAAGCGATTATTACAGAAAACGAAGGAAATGTCAGTAAATTTTTCATTTCCGTCGATGCCGCGGCGCTGTACCATAATGCTTCGACTCGCTTTACGGACGGCTTTGAATTTGGCTTCGGCGCCGAAATCGGCATCAGCACGCAAAAGCTGCACGCGCGGGGGCCGATGGGATTGCCTGCATTGACTTCCACGAAATATGTGATTCGTGGGAATGGACAGATTCGGGGATAA
- a CDS encoding PTS sugar transporter subunit IIB — protein sequence MKVLFVCSGGMSSSIVVNALKKEAEKKGINMDVHAIGTSEVEEEVKNGWDVVMVAPQVRHRFDAVKKIADEQSVPCGIIPPQAYTPLGGPTLLKAVNELIR from the coding sequence ATGAAAGTTCTGTTTGTATGCTCTGGAGGAATGTCCAGTTCAATTGTTGTAAACGCTTTAAAAAAAGAAGCGGAGAAGAAGGGAATTAATATGGATGTACACGCAATTGGAACGAGTGAAGTGGAAGAAGAGGTTAAGAACGGCTGGGACGTTGTAATGGTTGCTCCGCAAGTAAGGCATAGATTTGATGCAGTGAAAAAAATAGCAGATGAGCAGTCTGTTCCTTGTGGTATAATTCCGCCACAAGCTTATACACCACTTGGTGGACCGACGCTATTAAAGGCTGTGAATGAATTAATCCGTTAG
- a CDS encoding glycoside hydrolase family 10 protein, translated as MSCCSVILIIPFLFISSRFTQAEVPTTYQKHELRAAWIASVLNIDWPSKPGLPIEKLKQEFIKLLDDVKNLGMNTVVVQIKPTADAFYPSQYGPWSEYLTGIQGKDPGYDPLAFMIEEAHKRNLEFHAWINPYRITMNHTDINRLAENHPAKQHPDWVIPYGGKLYYNPGIPEVKAFITEGALEIVQNYDIDALHMDDYFYPYKVAGEEIPDQNTYETYNNGRFSNIEDWRRDNVNQLVNGLNTAIKQEKSYVKFGISPFGVWRNIADDPTGSNTTAGQRNYDDLYADTREWIQKGYIDYITPQIYWNIGFAPAAYDVLLDWWIKETENKQIHLYIGQAAYKINNNSVPAWSDPEEYPRQIALNHQYSQIKGSMHFSLKDINNNPLGIKDRLQKDIYTHPALIPPMPWLDHDPPKQPTLKGAIARNDGIALGIIDDRNNDSTYYAIYRVNEKNDVDIQKAENLLTTVRKTKPGEIYVDKTAVSGKTYTYVVTALDRLHNESIPSSKTTIQAK; from the coding sequence ATGAGTTGTTGTAGCGTCATCTTGATTATTCCCTTCTTGTTCATAAGCTCTAGGTTCACACAAGCTGAAGTACCTACTACGTATCAAAAACATGAATTACGCGCCGCATGGATTGCATCTGTTCTCAACATTGATTGGCCCTCTAAGCCAGGATTACCTATCGAAAAGCTGAAACAAGAATTTATCAAACTACTAGATGATGTAAAAAATCTAGGTATGAATACAGTTGTTGTTCAAATTAAACCAACCGCAGACGCTTTTTACCCTTCCCAATATGGCCCTTGGTCCGAATATCTCACAGGCATACAAGGAAAAGACCCCGGTTATGATCCACTCGCATTTATGATTGAAGAAGCACATAAAAGAAATCTTGAATTCCACGCTTGGATTAATCCCTACAGAATAACGATGAATCATACCGATATAAACCGATTAGCAGAAAACCACCCAGCAAAGCAACATCCCGATTGGGTCATACCCTACGGCGGGAAACTATACTATAATCCTGGTATTCCAGAAGTGAAAGCTTTTATAACGGAAGGTGCATTGGAAATTGTACAAAATTATGACATTGACGCACTTCACATGGACGATTATTTTTATCCCTACAAAGTAGCGGGTGAGGAAATTCCAGATCAAAACACATATGAAACATATAATAATGGGCGATTTTCTAACATTGAAGACTGGCGTCGTGATAATGTGAACCAACTTGTAAACGGATTAAATACTGCTATTAAACAAGAAAAATCTTATGTCAAATTTGGAATTAGTCCATTTGGAGTATGGAGGAATATTGCTGATGATCCAACCGGTTCTAATACAACTGCTGGACAAAGAAATTATGATGACCTATATGCTGACACACGAGAATGGATACAAAAAGGGTATATTGACTATATTACACCACAAATCTATTGGAATATCGGTTTTGCACCTGCAGCATATGACGTTTTACTAGATTGGTGGATAAAAGAAACAGAAAACAAACAAATTCACCTATATATTGGACAAGCTGCATATAAAATTAATAATAACTCAGTCCCCGCTTGGTCAGACCCTGAAGAATATCCAAGGCAAATTGCATTAAATCATCAATATTCACAAATAAAAGGTAGCATGCACTTTAGCCTTAAAGATATAAATAACAATCCATTAGGAATAAAAGATCGACTACAAAAAGATATTTATACACATCCTGCATTAATTCCACCAATGCCTTGGCTAGATCACGATCCACCTAAGCAACCTACTTTAAAAGGTGCTATTGCAAGAAATGATGGTATTGCCTTAGGAATCATCGATGATAGAAACAATGATTCTACGTATTATGCAATCTATCGAGTAAATGAAAAGAATGACGTTGACATTCAAAAAGCTGAAAACTTACTTACTACTGTACGAAAAACAAAACCTGGGGAAATTTATGTAGATAAAACAGCTGTGTCTGGTAAGACGTATACGTATGTGGTGACTGCTTTGGATCGGTTGCATAACGAGAGTATCCCTTCTAGCAAAACTACTATACAAGCGAAGTAA